The genomic stretch GCTCGGCATCGCCGCCGACGAACCCCACCGCTTCCGCTACAAGAAGCTGCAGCACTGATCCGCACGTCCGGCCGGGGTCAGGCCATCGGCAGCCTGGCCGCGGCGGCCGAACGCAATTCACGCGGGAGTGGGAAATAGACCTGTTCCTCGCGGATCGTGCGCTCTTCGACGGTGGCGCCGAAGCGGTCGCGGAGCCAGGCGACGCATTCCTGCACGACGTTCTCCGGGGCGCTGGCGCCGGCGGTGACGACGACGGTCTCGTTGCCGGAGAACCACGCCGGGTCGATCTCGTGGGGCCCGTCGATGAGATGGGCGCGGCGCCCGACATCGAGGGCCAGTTCGGCCAACCGCTGGCTGTTGGAGCTGTTGTGGCTGCCGACGACGAGGACGATGTCGGCACCCTCGGCGAGGATCCTGACCGCCTCCTGGCGGTTTTGCGTGGCGTAGCAGATGTCGTCCTTCGGCGGACCGGCGATCGCCGGAAAGCGCTGCTTGAGGCGGCCGATGATCCGGGAAGCGTCGTCCACGGAGAGCGTCGTCTGCGTCAGGTAGGCGAGCCGGTCGGCAGCGGTGAACGGCAAACGGTCGACGTCGGCCTCGGTCTCGACCAAGGTGATCGATGCCAGAGCGTGACCCATCGTGCCGATCACCTCGTCGTGCCCCTCGTGGCCGATGAGCACGATGTGGTACCCGGCCGACGCATAACGGACCGCCTCGAGGTGGACCTTCGTCACCAGCGGGCAGGTGGCGTCGATCGCGGTCAGCCGCCGCGCCTCCGCCAAGCGCCTCACCGCGGGCGCCACGCCATGCGCCGAGAACAGCAACACCGCCCCCTCCGGAACCTCCTCGACCGCGTCGACGAACACGACGCCCTCGCGGGTGAACCGTTCCACGACGTGCTTGTTGTGGACGATCTCGTGAAACACGTAGACCGGCTTGCCGTAGCAGCGGAGTGCGGTTTCCAGGGTTTCGATCGCCATGTTGACCCCGGCGCAAAAGCCGCGGGGGCCGGCGAGAAGGATCGTGAGCATGCGGCGTTGTCCCGTTCGGATCGCATCGAAAAACGGTCCGGCGTATCCTAGCAGGCTGCCGCTGATCGCCATGCCACGGTCGTGCCGCACGACGCCCGGGGCCGGCCGAAAGGTTTCCCGGCGACTCGCCGGCGGTCACCATCCGTGCCAGTTACGAGGTCGGCCGATCCGCCCGCTCCCCCCGACCCGCCGACCGACGCCCGTGAACCCCGAGCGTTTCCATCCCGAGTTCACCCCCCGGCCCGGCCGCGACTCGGCCGCCTGGGATCTCGCGCCGCTGCCGAGGAGCCTCGATCGAGCTGCGGCCGAGGCGTACTGCCGGCAGGTCGCCGGCCGCCACTACGAGAACTTCAGCGTCGTCACGGCGCTGGTCCCGCGCCGCCTGCGGCAGGACTTCGCCACCGTCTACACGTTCTGCCGCTGGAGCGACGATCTCGCCGACGAGGCCCCCGACCCATCCGCCGGCCTCGAGGCCCTCGCGCGGTGGCGCGAAGGGCTCGACGACTGCTTCGCCGGTCGCCCCGGGCATCCGGTATTCGTGGCGCTGGCGGCGACCGCGCGACGCGGAGGCCTCGACGCCCGACCGTTTCACGATCTCCTCGACGCCTTCGCCGAGGACCTCGCGTTCGACCGCGACGGCGTCGTCGTCCGCTATCCCGACCGTCGCGCGTTGGTGGGCTACTGCCGCCGGTCGGCCGATCCGGTGGGGCGGATCGTCCTCGGTCTCGACGGCTGCCACGGCGAGGCGGAAGCACGCCACTCCGATGCGATCTGCACCGGATTGCAGCTGGTCAACTTCTGGCAGGACCTGCGCCGCGACCGCCTCGCCGGCAGGGTCTACGTGCCCGAGGAGGACCTCCGCGACCATGGTGTCACGGCCGACGACCTCGCCGCACCGCGGGCCTCGCGGGAGGTCCGCGCGCTGGTCGCGTCGCTCGTCGCCTGGGTGCACGAGTGCTTCGCCGCCGGCGCGGCGCTCGAAGCCACCGCGCCGCCCGCCCTGCGCCCGGCGATCGGCTTGTTCCGTGCCGGCGGGAAGGCGCTGGTGACCGCGATCGAACGTGCCGGGCACGACACGCTTGCGGCGCGGCCGACGGTGTCGTCGCCGACCAAAGCCTGGCTCCTGGCGCGGGCACTGCTTACGGCGGCGTGGTGGCGGGGCCGCCCGGTCGTCACGGAGCGGGGAGCGTGACCGTGGACACCCTCGCCGCCGACCATCGCCACTGCGCCGAGGTGTTGTCGCGTTCCGGTTCGAGCTTCACGCTGCCGATCCGGCTCCTGCCGGCCGCCAAGCGGCGCGGCACGACGGCGCTGTACGCCTTCTGCCGACGGGCCGATGACATCGTCGACGACGCCGCCGACCGGCACGCCGCCGGGGTGGCGCTCGACGCCTTCGGCGCCGACGTCGACGAGGCGCTGGCCGGCCGGGTGTCGTCCGATCCGATGCTCCGCGCCCTGGCCGACACGGTGCGCCGCTTCTCGATCCCCCGCCGTCACCTCGCGGAGATCCTCGCCGGCGTCCGCATGGACCTCGATCACGCCGGCTACGAGACCTTCGACGAGTTGCGCACCTACTGCGCCCGGGTGGCGGGGGCCGTCGGGCTGGCGGCGATCCACGTCTGGGGCTTCCACTCGCCCCGTGCCCTCGAGGTGGCCCACGATTGCGGCCTCGCCTTCCAGCTCACCAACATCCTCCGCGACATCCCCGAGGACCGGGCCCGTGGCCGCCTCTACCTTCCGGCGAGCGACCTGGCCGCAGCCGGGTGCGCGGTGGAGGAGTTGACCGCCGCTGCTCCCTCGTCGGGGCTGGTGCGGCTGGCGGAGCTCGAGTGCCGCCGCGCCCGCGACTTGTTCCTCCGCGCTGCCGAGCTCGACGGCCTGCTGTCGGCCGACGGGCGCCGGGTGTTCAGGGCGATGTTCGGGGTCTACGGCTGCCTGTTCCGCGCGGTCGAACGCGCCGGCGCGGCGATCTTCCGCCAGCGTGTCCGGACCGGCAAAGCACGGGTGATGGCGGCGGCGCTGCTCACCGTGGGGATCGGTCCCCGGGCGATTCTGGCCCGTTCAATGCCACTGCAGGAGCGACACCGTCATGGGTGAGCGGCGCGTCGTCGTCGTCGGCGGCGGCCTCGCCGGACTGGCGGCGGCCGACGCCCTGGCCGGCGTCGGCGTGCCGGTGACGCTCGTCGAGGCCCGCCGCGGTGTCGGCGGCCGTGCCGCCTCGTTCGAAGATCCGGCCGGGGGCGGCGTCGTGGACGCCTGTCAGCACGTCGCCATGGGCTGCTGCACGCACTTCCGCGATCTTTGCCGGCGGGCCGGGATCCTCGACGCGGTGCGCACCGACCGGACGCTGTGGTTCATCGGCCCCGACGGCCGAAGATCGGCGTGCACGCCGGCGCGCTGGCTGCCGGCGCCGCTCCACCTCGCGCCGCTGCTGGCCGGGATGCAGCACTTCAGCCTCGCCGAGCGCGCGAGCTTGGCAGTGGGGATGCTCCGGTTGGCGCGGCCGCTGGCGAACCCCGAGGGAATCACCGCCGCCCGCTGGTTGGCCGCGATCGGCCAGCGGGAACGGGTGGTCCGGCTGTTCTGGCAGCCGGTCATCGAAAGCGCTCTGGGGGAATCGCTCGACCTCGTCGGGCTCGGGCCGGCGCGCAAGGTGATCGTCGATGGCTTCCTCGCCCATCGCGAGGCGGTCGAGCTGCTCGTGCCCCGGCGGCCTCTCGGCGAGTTGTTCGGCGCGCGGTTGGCGGACTGGCTGGTGACGCGCGGCGTGGTGCTCCGCACCGGGGCGCCGGCGACGGCCGTTCACCGCGACGGGGCCGGGGCGGCCTGCGCCGTGGCGACCCCGGCCGGTGATCATCCCGCCACGGCGGTCGTCGCGGCGGTCCCGTGGCGCGCCGCGGCGCGGCTCGTGCCCGATGCCGTGCCCGCGGTCGCCGAGCACTTCGCCGGGTCGCCGATCACGGCGGTGCACCTGTGGTTCGACCGCGAGGTGATCGACCTCCCCCATGCGGTGCTCGTCGGGCGGACGAGCCAGTGGGTGTTCCGCCCTGACACGGGTGCCGAGGCGGAAGCACCGGGGTATTGCCAGGTGGTGATCAGCGCGTCCCGAGGGCTGCTCGGTGGTGATCGGCAGCTGCTCGTCGACACCGTCGTCGACGAGCTCGCCGCGGTCTTTCCAGACGTCGCCGGCGCCACGGTCCGTCACGCGCGGGTGGTCACCGACCCGACGGCGGTACTCTCGGTCCGACCCGGTGTCGACGCCGTCCGGCCGCGGGCCGCGACGGGGATCCCGGGGCTGTTCCTCGCCGGCGATTGGACCGCTACCGGGTGGCCGTCGACGATGGAGGGGGCGATCCGCAGCGGACGGACGGCCGCGGTCGCCGTGGCCCGCCATCTGGGTGCCCCCCTGCCTCCCCCCGTGCCCGAGCTGCCGCGCGCCTGGTTGACCCGGATGATCGCCGGCCGCGGCTGAGCGGGCCCCACGCCACGGTCAGGGGTCGGACACCAAGCCACACAGTGCCACGAGCGCCGAGCCGAGACGGCGCGAATCGACCACCGCGTGCTCCCACAGCCGCCAGAGATCGACCACCGCTCCGGGTCGGCGGCCGATTCCACCGACGGCGGCGCCGAGGCGACGCCACGGCGACTGCGGCCGCACCAGTGCCACGACCTCGGGGGGGAGATGCTCGTCGGCGCCGTCCGAGACGACCCGGATCCCGGCGCAGGGGATGCCGTGGGTGGCACCAGCGCTGGCGACCGCGTGGCTTTCCATGTCGACCAGGGCCGCTCCGGTTGACTCCCGGAGAGTACGCTTGGCGGCAGGGTCGGCGACCGGCCGGTCGACCGTCAGGATCGTCCCACGGGCCTCCGCCAGGAACGGCAGCGACGCCAACTCCCGGGGCGGCTCGCCGGCGCGAAGAACGCGGTCGATCACGACCAGCACGCCGCGTTCGAATGCCGGGTCAAGCGCGCCGGCGAAGCCGGCAGTGACCAACAGACGCGGCCGATGCCCGGCGACGAGAAGCGCCGTGCCGGCGGCTGCCGCCGCGACGCCGACCCCGGCCACGGTCCAGGCCACGCGGCACCCGCCGATCGTGCCGGTGTGGATGGCGATGCCAGACGCCGTACGCAGCGCCTCGTGATCGTGGGCGTGGGGCGTCAAGCCGTCCGCCTCGATGTCGAGCGCGAACACGATCCCCATCGCGACCGCCGGCCGCGGTGTCTCTCCCTGCCCCGGTCGCCTGACGGATGGAATCACGGCGTGCCGGCCGCGGCGACCTCCATCCGGTCGGTCAGATCATGGTGCCCGGACTGCCGTGCCGCCTTCACGATCGGCAGTGACACCACCACCGAGGTGCCGATACCCGGTCGGCTCGACATCGTGATCGAGCCGCCGTACCGATTCACGATCGAGCGGCAGATCGCCAGACCGAGGCCCCCGCCGCGTCGGACGTCGCTCCGGTCGCGTGCCGGGTCGACCTGGTAGAAGCGATCGAAAATGAACGGCAGATGCCGGGCGTCGACGCCGATCCCGTTGTCGGTGATCGCGAGCCCGCAGGTCAGACCACTCGATCCGACACGCAACACCACGCGGACCGCCCCGCCCGGTGCGGTGAAGCGAATCGCGTTGTCGACGAGGTTGGCGACCACCTGGCGGATGTCACCGGGTTCGACGCGGACGGCGCACGGGCCGGCGACATCGGCGACCAGTTCGATGCTCCGGTCCTCGGCGACGACGGCGAACATCCCGACGGTCGCCTGCACGACCGGTACGATGTCGATCGCGGCTGGTGACGGCGTCGGCGAGGCGGAGGTCGCCTCGGTGAGCAGCAGGAGGTTGTTGGCGAGTTTGGAGAGATGCCGTGACTCCGTCAGCACGTCCTCGATCGTCCGTCGGTACTCGTTCTCCGTCCGCTCCTTGGTGGCGGCGACCTCGAGCGTGCTCTGGATCGCGGTCAGTGGTCCCCGAATCTCGTGGGCCGCGTCGGCGACGAATTGCTCCTGGCGGTCGACATGGTGGGCGACGTCGTCGAGGAGGCGATTGATCTTCGCCGCCAGTCTGTCGAGCTCGTCTCCCGAGCCCTGCAAGTGAAGCCGATCGCCGAGCGTCGTCGGCGAGAGCGAGTCGGCCACCTCGAGGATGTGGGCGAGCGGACGCGTGGCGCGCAGCGCGAGCCAGTAGCCGGCCAGCGGTGTGCACAACGCGACCACAAGGCCGATCGGGACCAGCAGTGAGGTCACCGCCGACACCCGCTCGTCGATCTTGGACCGGGGCATCCCGATCCGCACGTAGAACGGCGTCGCCGCGGGGTCCGTGATGCGGCGGCGCGCCCAGACGTACCCTCCGCCCGACACCACCGCCTCGGCGCGGCTCTCGTCGACGGGGCGTGAGACGATGTAGTCGGGGCAGGTCGGGCTCTTCCAGACCGTGTCCCGGTCACCGCGCACGAGGTGGACGAACCACCCGCGGTCGACGTGCCCCGTGGCCGTGCGCCGCAACTCGGCGACGACCTGAGCGGTATCGGGGTAGGCTTCGTTGAGCGCCAGGGCCGTCGCCCGAACCTCACCGAGGAGAACGTCACCCGCTTCGTTGAACAGCGCCACCCGCACGCCGCTCCGCGCGGCGGCGAGCACGAGCAACAGGCCGGCGAGGACTGCAGCCGTGTTGACGACGGTCAGCTGGATCCGCAGCGGCAGAGCGCGGAATCCGTCAATCGGCCGCCAGCGCATAGCCGCGCCCCCGGATCGTGCGCACGAACGATTCCCCACGGCCGCGATCGATCTTCCCGCGGAGGCGGTTGATGTGGACCTCGATGACGTTCGTCGGGCCGTCCCAATCGAATCCCCAGACGTGCTCGCACAGCATCTTCCGGGTCACGACCTGACCGTGGTACCGCATCAGCAGTTCGAGCATGCTGAACTCGGTCGGTGTGAGGTCGATCGTCCGGTCGTCGATCACGACGCGCTTGTTGGCGAGGCTGAGCTGGAGAGTCCCGACACAGAGCTCCATCGCCGGACGGTGGCTCGCCCTGCGGTGGACCGCCTCGACCCGGGCGAGCAGTTCGTCCATCGCGAACGGTTTGACGAGGTAGTCGTCGGCACCGGCCTCGAATCCCGCGAGTTTGTCGGGGACCGTTCCCAGTGCGGTGAGCACGATCACCGGCGTCCGCACGCCGCCGGCGCGGGCCTCGCGGAGCAGGTCGAGGCCCTGGCGTTTGGGGAGCATGATGTCGAGCACGACGACGTCGCTGCCCAAGAGCGCCGCGCTCTGCGTGGCCCGCTCGCCGTCCTCGAAACAGGTGCAGGAGTGCCCGGCTTCCTCGGCGGCGGTGCGGATCGCGCGGGCGACGACCGCGTCGTCTTCGATGATCGCGATCTGCATGCCACGCTCCCCCGCGCCCGTCGAACCGCCCCGGTGCACGCCCGTGCGGCCGGTGAACCCGTGGCGGCGACCATCGGCCGGCGCCGACGGTCGTCCGTCGCGTTCACTCCCATTCTATCGTTGCCGGTGGCTTGCTGGAAATGTCGTAGACCACGCGGTTGACGCCGCGCACCTCGTTGATGACGCGTGTCGAGATCCGGCCCAGCACTTCGTAGGGGAGATGGCTCCAATCGGCGGTCATGAAGTCTTCGGTGTCGACCGCCCGGACGGCGAGGACGTCGTCGTACGTCCGTGAGTCGCCCATCACGCCGACACTCTGCACCGGAAGGAGGACGGCGAATGCCTGCCCCACCCGGCGGGTGAGCCCCGCCCTGTCGAGCTCCTCGAGGACGATCGTGTCGGCGGCCCGGAGCGTCTCCAGTCGGCTCGTGGTGACGGGGCCGATGCAACGGACGGCCAGCCCTGGCCCGGGGAACGGATGCCGCCACACGAGCCGCTCCGGCAGGCCGAGCTCGATCCCCAGGCGCCGGACCTCGTCCTTGAACAGGTCGCGGAGCGGCTCGACGAGCTCGAACCTGAGGTCGGCGGGCAGCCCTCCGACGTTGTGGTGGAGCTTGATCGTCGCCGCAGGTCCGTCGGCGACGGCTCCGCTCTCGATCACGTCGGGGTACAGCGTTCCCTGGGCGAGGAACCGGGCGCCCTCGATCCGTGCCGCCTCGGCATTGAAACACTCGATGAACGCCCGACCGATGCGGCGCCGCTTCTCCTGCGGTTCAGTGATGCCGGCGAGCGCCGTGAGGAACGTCTCTTCGGCGTGGACGACGTGGAGATCGGTGTGGAAATGGGTGGTGAACTCGTCGATCACGGCGGCTGCCTCGTTGGCACGAAGCAGGCCGTTGTCGACGAGGATGCATGACAGCCTGTCACCGATGGCCCGCGAGAGAAGCGCCGCGACGACTGCCGAATCGACCCCCCCCGAGAGACCGCAGATCACCCGCTCGTCCCCGATCTGCTCGCGAAGCCGCGCGATCGTCGCCGTGGCGAAATCGCCGATCCGCCAGTGCCCACCACAGCCACAGATCGTGCGGACGAAGTTTCGCAGGACCGTGGCGCCGGCCGGGGTGTGGGTGACCTCGGGATGGAACTGGAGGCCGTAGACCGGCAGCCGCGCGTGCCGCACGGCGGCCAAGCCACAGGTCGGGGTCCGCGCGAGGGGCACGAAGTCGGCCGCGATCTGCTCCACCTGGTCGCCGTGGCTCATCCAGACTTCGGCGTGCGGCGGAAACCCCGCGAACAACGGATCGTCGGCGACGAGCGTGCACTCGGTGCGCCCGTACTCCCGTGCCGCGGCGCGGCTCACCCTGCCGCCGAGGACGTCACAGGCCAACTGCATCCCGTAGCAGATTCCCAGGACCGGGATTCCGAGCGCGAACACGGCCGGGTCGCAGCGCGGTGCTCCCGCTTCGTAGACGCTCGCCGGGCCACCCGAGAGGACGATCCCGCGCGGCGCCAATTCTCGGAGCCGCGCGGCGGTGATGTCGTGGCGGACGATCTCGCAGTACACCTCCTGTTCGCGGATCCGACGGGCGATCAGCTGGGCGTACTGGGAACCGAAATCGAGGACCAGCACCCGTTCGGCGCGGGCCGCGTGGGGAGCGGCGGACGCCGGCGGGGGAGCGGGGCGGGGCATGGGTGGAGCGGCCCGGGACCGAGAGGGAAAACCTCGGAGTGTAGCCGATCCGAACGCCGCGGCGCCATCGCCCCGCTCCCCGAGCGGAGCCGGGGGCGGCTATAGTGATCGCTCGCGCCCCACCCCCGCTGATCCGCGGTCGCCGACCGCGCGCGACGATGCTCATCCTTCTCACCAACGACGACGGGATCTTCGCCCCCGGGTTGGCGGCGCTCGAACGGGCGCTGCCCCGCCTCGGGGATGTCCGCGTCGCGGCGCCATCGACCGAGCAGAGTGGCGTCGGGCACGCGATCACCTTCCTCACGCCGCTGACGGCCAAGGAGGTGTTCGACGGGAGCCGCAGCCGGGGCTGGGCGGTGGACGGAAGTCCGGCGGACGCCGTGAAACTCGCGATCGGACAGTTCCTCCCCCGGCGGCCCGATCTCGTCGTCAGCGGCATCAACGGCGGGCTCAACGCCGGCATCAACGTCCTCTATTCGGGGACCGTGGCGGCCGCCATCGAAGGGGCGTTTTTCGGCGTCACCAGCATCGCCGTGTCGCTGGAATATGACGAGCAAGCCGATTTCGACCGGGCCGCCGAGATTGCGATCGACGTGATCCGCGCACTGCTCGCCCGGAAGCCGGCGGCGGGGAGCCTGTTCAACCTCAACATCCCGACGCGGGCACTGACCGGCACGCCGGCGCTGCGGGTGGTGCCGATGGGGACGTCGCGCTACGGCGAAGCCTTCGAGCGCCGTCTCGATCCCCGTGGGCGCCCCTACTACTGGGCGACCAACGACCCGCCCCCCCCGCCGTCGCCGGGGGAGTCGGACGTCACCGCGCTGGCAGCCGGCATGGTGACGCTCACACCCCTCGACTACGACCTCACCCACCGCGCTTCGATCGGCCCTTTGGCCTCCGGCGCGTGGCCGATCGACCCGCCGACGGCGTCACGCCCCGGGGCGTGATGTGGCCTTCAGTCCCGCCGCGTCCGGCGGAGCTTTCGGCTTGGACTCGGGCGGGTTGGTGTCGGTCTTGGACTCCGGCTTTCCTCCGGGCTTGGCCCCTGCCGGGGAGGCCGGTTTGGGCTCCGGTCGCCCCTCCTGTTTCAGATCGCGCTTCGCGTCCGGCTTGCCACCCGGGGGACCGGAGGGAGCTGCCGGAGCGCTTCCCTTCGGAGGCTGGACCGGCTTGGGTTTCTCGCGGCTCTCCTCCAACACCCGATCGATCGCTCCCTTCGCCTCGCGGTCGCCGGATGCGCCGCCGGCAGCCTTCGGCTTGGCGCGTTGGGCGGAGAGATTCTTCGCCAGCAACACCCCGGCGATCGCGAGCCCGACTCCG from Planctomycetota bacterium encodes the following:
- a CDS encoding response regulator transcription factor, whose protein sequence is MQIAIIEDDAVVARAIRTAAEEAGHSCTCFEDGERATQSAALLGSDVVVLDIMLPKRQGLDLLREARAGGVRTPVIVLTALGTVPDKLAGFEAGADDYLVKPFAMDELLARVEAVHRRASHRPAMELCVGTLQLSLANKRVVIDDRTIDLTPTEFSMLELLMRYHGQVVTRKMLCEHVWGFDWDGPTNVIEVHINRLRGKIDRGRGESFVRTIRGRGYALAAD
- the surE gene encoding 5'/3'-nucleotidase SurE; the encoded protein is MLILLTNDDGIFAPGLAALERALPRLGDVRVAAPSTEQSGVGHAITFLTPLTAKEVFDGSRSRGWAVDGSPADAVKLAIGQFLPRRPDLVVSGINGGLNAGINVLYSGTVAAAIEGAFFGVTSIAVSLEYDEQADFDRAAEIAIDVIRALLARKPAAGSLFNLNIPTRALTGTPALRVVPMGTSRYGEAFERRLDPRGRPYYWATNDPPPPPSPGESDVTALAAGMVTLTPLDYDLTHRASIGPLASGAWPIDPPTASRPGA
- the ispH gene encoding 4-hydroxy-3-methylbut-2-enyl diphosphate reductase: MLTILLAGPRGFCAGVNMAIETLETALRCYGKPVYVFHEIVHNKHVVERFTREGVVFVDAVEEVPEGAVLLFSAHGVAPAVRRLAEARRLTAIDATCPLVTKVHLEAVRYASAGYHIVLIGHEGHDEVIGTMGHALASITLVETEADVDRLPFTAADRLAYLTQTTLSVDDASRIIGRLKQRFPAIAGPPKDDICYATQNRQEAVRILAEGADIVLVVGSHNSSNSQRLAELALDVGRRAHLIDGPHEIDPAWFSGNETVVVTAGASAPENVVQECVAWLRDRFGATVEERTIREEQVYFPLPRELRSAAAARLPMA
- the hpnC gene encoding squalene synthase HpnC, translating into MLTPAQKPRGPARRIVSMRRCPVRIASKNGPAYPSRLPLIAMPRSCRTTPGAGRKVSRRLAGGHHPCQLRGRPIRPLPPTRRPTPVNPERFHPEFTPRPGRDSAAWDLAPLPRSLDRAAAEAYCRQVAGRHYENFSVVTALVPRRLRQDFATVYTFCRWSDDLADEAPDPSAGLEALARWREGLDDCFAGRPGHPVFVALAATARRGGLDARPFHDLLDAFAEDLAFDRDGVVVRYPDRRALVGYCRRSADPVGRIVLGLDGCHGEAEARHSDAICTGLQLVNFWQDLRRDRLAGRVYVPEEDLRDHGVTADDLAAPRASREVRALVASLVAWVHECFAAGAALEATAPPALRPAIGLFRAGGKALVTAIERAGHDTLAARPTVSSPTKAWLLARALLTAAWWRGRPVVTERGA
- a CDS encoding HAMP domain-containing histidine kinase, encoding MRWRPIDGFRALPLRIQLTVVNTAAVLAGLLLVLAAARSGVRVALFNEAGDVLLGEVRATALALNEAYPDTAQVVAELRRTATGHVDRGWFVHLVRGDRDTVWKSPTCPDYIVSRPVDESRAEAVVSGGGYVWARRRITDPAATPFYVRIGMPRSKIDERVSAVTSLLVPIGLVVALCTPLAGYWLALRATRPLAHILEVADSLSPTTLGDRLHLQGSGDELDRLAAKINRLLDDVAHHVDRQEQFVADAAHEIRGPLTAIQSTLEVAATKERTENEYRRTIEDVLTESRHLSKLANNLLLLTEATSASPTPSPAAIDIVPVVQATVGMFAVVAEDRSIELVADVAGPCAVRVEPGDIRQVVANLVDNAIRFTAPGGAVRVVLRVGSSGLTCGLAITDNGIGVDARHLPFIFDRFYQVDPARDRSDVRRGGGLGLAICRSIVNRYGGSITMSSRPGIGTSVVVSLPIVKAARQSGHHDLTDRMEVAAAGTP
- a CDS encoding squalene/phytoene synthase family protein — protein: MLRRRRGARSHRAARPAPGDRLVPCRREGAGDRDRTCRARHACGAADGVVADQSLAPGAGTAYGGVVAGPPGRHGAGSVTVDTLAADHRHCAEVLSRSGSSFTLPIRLLPAAKRRGTTALYAFCRRADDIVDDAADRHAAGVALDAFGADVDEALAGRVSSDPMLRALADTVRRFSIPRRHLAEILAGVRMDLDHAGYETFDELRTYCARVAGAVGLAAIHVWGFHSPRALEVAHDCGLAFQLTNILRDIPEDRARGRLYLPASDLAAAGCAVEELTAAAPSSGLVRLAELECRRARDLFLRAAELDGLLSADGRRVFRAMFGVYGCLFRAVERAGAAIFRQRVRTGKARVMAAALLTVGIGPRAILARSMPLQERHRHG
- the guaA gene encoding glutamine-hydrolyzing GMP synthase — protein: MPRPAPPPASAAPHAARAERVLVLDFGSQYAQLIARRIREQEVYCEIVRHDITAARLRELAPRGIVLSGGPASVYEAGAPRCDPAVFALGIPVLGICYGMQLACDVLGGRVSRAAAREYGRTECTLVADDPLFAGFPPHAEVWMSHGDQVEQIAADFVPLARTPTCGLAAVRHARLPVYGLQFHPEVTHTPAGATVLRNFVRTICGCGGHWRIGDFATATIARLREQIGDERVICGLSGGVDSAVVAALLSRAIGDRLSCILVDNGLLRANEAAAVIDEFTTHFHTDLHVVHAEETFLTALAGITEPQEKRRRIGRAFIECFNAEAARIEGARFLAQGTLYPDVIESGAVADGPAATIKLHHNVGGLPADLRFELVEPLRDLFKDEVRRLGIELGLPERLVWRHPFPGPGLAVRCIGPVTTSRLETLRAADTIVLEELDRAGLTRRVGQAFAVLLPVQSVGVMGDSRTYDDVLAVRAVDTEDFMTADWSHLPYEVLGRISTRVINEVRGVNRVVYDISSKPPATIEWE